The stretch of DNA TCAACACTTCAATTATCCTTGAGATGTGTGAAGAAAAGGTGCTCAGGCTCTGCTCTATCGATTGCTCATCGCCGATGTCAACAAAAACATTCTTGAATTCCGGAATCTTTGAAGATTCGCTCGCAAGAACAGGAAGCCCGCACATGGTCATCAAAACACAAAGCCCTATAGTTTTTAGTGCAACAGTTTTTCCACCGGTATTTGGTCCGGTTATCACAACAGCACCTGTTTCCTCAGGCAATGTAAAATCTATGGGCACAACTTTGTCATCATCGATCAAAGGATGACGCGCCTTCAAGAGCACCATGCTTTTGCCATCATGAGGGAAAACAAAGCTTCCCTGATGCTTCTTTGCGTACGTTGCGGATGCGTTGTTAATATCAAGCTCAGAGATTATATGCAAATCCTCTTCAAGGCGATCCGTAATCCTGAGAAATTTCGTGGTCAATTCACGAAGTATTCTCCTGACTTCCTCTTCCTCGGAAGATTTCAAGACACGAAGCCGATTATTCAAAGGGATGAGTTCTTTCGGTTCAAAATAAACGGTAGCACCGCTCCCGGAACTCCCATGGATTATCCCGTCGTAAAGAGCCTTCCTGCTCGCTATAAGGGGAAGGACATAACGGCCTTCTCTGGTAAGAGCTATGGAATCTGTTAGCTCAGTGCGATAATTAGAAACTATCAACTCAAGCTTCGACCGCAATGTTCTGTTCAATTGCTTCAATTCATTTCTTATTTCTTTTAACAACGGGCTGGCTTTGTCAACGACTTCTCCTTCTTCGTTTATCGCATGATTTATGGCATTTATCAATGTTTTTTCGCAATTGAGGGAGCTCAATAACGACCACAACTCCGGTATATCTTCAGAATACTGTTCAAAAAACTGCTTTAACCGGCAGATTGCATTTAAGGTTTTTGCTATCCTGGAGAGTTGCTCTCCACTTAAAATTGCCCCGCTGCGTGCTTGCTGCATTTCGCTTTTCAGGTTCAACACTCCATACAGCGGTGGCTCTCCATATCTCAGGATAAGCCTGTATAGTTCAGAAGAGCGCTTTAACCTCAGGCGATAATCCTCTTTAAAAGGTTCCAGGTTTATGAGCGCTTCTTTGCCATAATCGGAAAAACAGTGCTTTGAAATATTTTTTAGCACTTTATCAAGTTCGATGATACTTTTTAGTTCACTCATTTGTTTTAAAGACATCTTTTATACTTACCTTTCTTATAATTATCGGCATCAACTTTCTCCTACTCCTCCTGTCATAAAGAGCAAGCCCGGCATAGAAAAGAGACATGAAACCAAAAGCGGTCAATACTGAAAGGAGTTCCGAGAAGTTCAATCCTATCATAAAGAGCAGCGTTGCGATAAACACTGCAAGAGGTATTCCGTAAAGAAGAAATGCAAGTTTGGATACGGAAAAGTTTGGAACCTCTATTTCCACGTAATCTCCCGGTGCAATGTTTACGTTATTTTTCAGCGCTCTTATTTCAATTTTCCTGGCAACTGTTCCTGTTGTGGAGCACGAATCCTTAAGGGCACAACTTCCACAAGCCTCGGTTCTATTTTTGCTCAACAGCACATAATCTTTCCTGATCTCTTTTACCAGCGCCAGCTCTTTCATTCAACCACTCCTGTGAAAGTGTAATTCACACCAAAGTTAAAGCTCCAAAATCCCATCAGTTCTCCCGTTGAAAAGGTTTTTACTTCCATTTCAGTGCCCAAAAATACGTCTGCATTGTTGAACCTGATATAAATCTTCGGCCCTACTGACAATGTCCAGGCCCACTTTGAAAAAGCCAGCCATACAAATCCTGTACGGCTTGAAGACCTAAAACCAATAGAGGATATCAATTCCGTATCAAAAACAGTACCGTAGAAAACCTTTATTGCAACGGGAAAGCCTTCAAGAAATTCGGGGTCCGAAGAAGACTCGATAATACCAATACCAATACCTGCCTCTGTCGATATTTTCTTCCCCCGTGAACCATCGTATATAATAGAAAGTCCATCATATTTCAATGTAATAGACTG from Kosmotoga arenicorallina S304 encodes:
- a CDS encoding endonuclease MutS2, whose product is MSELKSIIELDKVLKNISKHCFSDYGKEALINLEPFKEDYRLRLKRSSELYRLILRYGEPPLYGVLNLKSEMQQARSGAILSGEQLSRIAKTLNAICRLKQFFEQYSEDIPELWSLLSSLNCEKTLINAINHAINEEGEVVDKASPLLKEIRNELKQLNRTLRSKLELIVSNYRTELTDSIALTREGRYVLPLIASRKALYDGIIHGSSGSGATVYFEPKELIPLNNRLRVLKSSEEEEVRRILRELTTKFLRITDRLEEDLHIISELDINNASATYAKKHQGSFVFPHDGKSMVLLKARHPLIDDDKVVPIDFTLPEETGAVVITGPNTGGKTVALKTIGLCVLMTMCGLPVLASESSKIPEFKNVFVDIGDEQSIEQSLSTFSSHISRIIEVLNNCDKDSLVLLDELGAGTDPVEGAALSMAIIDTLLGKRAKSVISTHLSPLKIYALNRPDVMNASVEFDVDTLKPTYHLIMGIPGSSNALEISNRLGLPKDVLNKAREYMSNESANFETLISELHKERSKMEIIKRELIEEKKRLEELKEKYDERFEKLKEKRLGELDDELKELEEKLNETIKKLEKSISLGRSEKEEDKVKAVKELYEAKKMLNNIPLQSVSGNAQIEAGDNVKILDTGVIAEVISVKDGKAFLKAGIMTLEVPLAKLEKTKSHQNGEKEESYSVISGIDSSSDELDIRGMTTDDVPFVLDDFLDSLIRAKRSKGYIIHGKGTGKLAEAVWKYLRRSKLVKHFRIGTPKEGGHGVTVIEV
- a CDS encoding SoxR reducing system RseC family protein, whose translation is MKELALVKEIRKDYVLLSKNRTEACGSCALKDSCSTTGTVARKIEIRALKNNVNIAPGDYVEIEVPNFSVSKLAFLLYGIPLAVFIATLLFMIGLNFSELLSVLTAFGFMSLFYAGLALYDRRSRRKLMPIIIRKVSIKDVFKTNE